A genomic stretch from Desulfurococcaceae archaeon MEX13E-LK6-19 includes:
- a CDS encoding MBL fold metallo-hydrolase: MHYRISRGIYVVGGGELSSLADNNVYLITMNNEKLLLYDSGSPWGVIAVIRNIMELGFSPRKIEYVVISHAHIESAGGASTLYWINNNVKTIAHEPDSTMIRQGDPLYTNSCVYNVDFPSYPITISLSMSIKEYNVVERPLIKLFHTPGHTKGLITLVYEDSDERIAFISDALGPLCSSWLSDDRDFMETLDFLQKMDCTKYCSSTKCYSRKEFNALVETIMEKGVDALRVKCCSKKYG; the protein is encoded by the coding sequence ATGCATTATAGAATATCCCGCGGTATTTACGTGGTTGGTGGAGGAGAACTTAGTAGTCTAGCCGATAATAATGTATATTTAATCACTATGAATAATGAAAAACTCTTACTCTATGACTCGGGTTCGCCATGGGGGGTTATTGCTGTAATTAGGAATATAATGGAACTAGGTTTCTCGCCAAGAAAAATAGAATATGTTGTAATATCACATGCCCATATAGAGTCGGCAGGCGGTGCGAGCACATTATATTGGATTAACAATAATGTTAAGACAATTGCTCATGAACCTGATAGTACTATGATCAGACAGGGAGATCCTTTATATACTAATTCTTGCGTTTACAACGTAGATTTCCCATCTTATCCAATAACTATATCGTTGTCTATGAGTATTAAGGAATACAATGTTGTTGAAAGACCCCTCATAAAACTTTTTCACACCCCAGGTCATACTAAAGGATTAATAACACTTGTATACGAAGACAGTGATGAAAGAATAGCCTTTATATCGGATGCGCTAGGACCTCTATGTAGCTCATGGTTATCTGATGATAGGGATTTTATGGAAACACTCGATTTTCTGCAAAAAATGGATTGTACAAAATATTGTTCCAGCACTAAATGTTATAGTAGAAAAGAGTTTAATGCTCTTGTTGAGACTATTATGGAGAAAGGAGTAGATGCTCTGAGGGTTAAATGTTGCAGCAAAAAATATGGGTAG
- a CDS encoding DUF72 domain-containing protein has translation MLQQKIWVGCCGFPVSRKKYYQHFKIVELQNTFYNLPSSEWARKFKEELPEEFIVSIKAWQVITHPSSSPTWKKMKDKPSGEIKNYGWLKPTKENIDAWNKIVDLAKIIGAKFIVLQTPGSMPYNEESVRWVYQFFKEIISLTPREIVIGWEPRGQWLTANAIHDLEKILNEYNVVHIVDLFKHEPVTRNLLYTRLHGIGKGEVNYRYKYTDDDLNRLANIIMKLGLSRNYVLFNNVYMFNDALRFKEMLSQHGFTVF, from the coding sequence ATGTTGCAGCAAAAAATATGGGTAGGATGTTGTGGTTTTCCTGTCTCTCGTAAAAAATATTATCAACACTTCAAGATTGTAGAGTTACAAAACACATTCTATAACCTACCATCTAGCGAGTGGGCGAGAAAATTCAAAGAAGAACTACCAGAGGAATTCATTGTCTCTATTAAGGCTTGGCAAGTTATTACACACCCTTCTTCAAGTCCTACATGGAAGAAAATGAAAGACAAACCTAGTGGTGAAATAAAAAATTATGGATGGCTAAAACCTACTAAAGAAAACATAGATGCTTGGAATAAAATTGTTGATCTCGCAAAAATTATTGGTGCCAAATTTATTGTTCTGCAAACACCAGGATCTATGCCGTATAATGAGGAATCTGTTCGTTGGGTATACCAGTTCTTTAAAGAGATAATTTCTCTAACTCCACGTGAAATAGTAATTGGTTGGGAGCCAAGAGGACAATGGCTTACCGCTAATGCCATACATGATTTAGAGAAAATATTGAATGAATATAATGTTGTACATATAGTTGACCTCTTTAAGCACGAGCCTGTTACAAGAAACCTATTGTATACAAGGCTTCATGGCATAGGTAAAGGTGAAGTAAATTATAGATACAAGTATACGGACGATGATCTAAATAGATTGGCAAACATAATTATGAAATTAGGATTAAGTCGCAACTATGTATTGTTCAATAATGTGTATATGTTTAACGATGCTTTGCGCTTCAAGGAAATGCTTTCACAACATGGTTTTACTGTATTCTAA
- a CDS encoding DNA polymerase sliding clamp — MFRAVYPSASKFKYIAQTLAKIVDEIPFYAEPDVLEARVLSPDKTTMTILKMPSIAFEEYVCDQEEFFVINADEFNRIARRGSRNDVVILELDRENKVLKFMFKDKKTGVERTFYLSLRERVEEKVPEINISLSVSIRMLSDDYKNIIRDLKVVGEEAIFIYSSGKLEVKSAAQQKEYHGVFEQDNPLISITASVDRATARYSVGLLEATLKAASASKNVLLEFDSDKPLKVEFELPGGGVLTYWIAPRT, encoded by the coding sequence TTGTTTAGAGCCGTCTACCCGTCTGCGTCAAAATTCAAATACATAGCGCAAACGCTGGCAAAAATTGTTGATGAAATACCGTTTTATGCCGAGCCCGATGTATTAGAGGCTAGAGTTCTTAGTCCTGATAAGACTACCATGACTATACTAAAAATGCCTTCAATAGCATTTGAAGAATATGTCTGCGACCAAGAAGAATTCTTTGTAATAAACGCCGATGAGTTTAACAGGATTGCCCGTAGAGGTTCGAGAAACGATGTTGTTATTTTAGAGCTTGATAGGGAGAATAAAGTACTTAAGTTTATGTTTAAGGATAAGAAAACTGGTGTTGAAAGAACATTCTACTTGTCTCTAAGAGAACGTGTTGAAGAGAAAGTTCCTGAAATAAATATTTCTCTAAGTGTGAGTATTCGCATGTTATCTGATGATTATAAGAACATTATACGAGATCTTAAAGTGGTAGGTGAAGAAGCAATCTTCATATATTCTTCAGGTAAATTAGAAGTGAAAAGTGCAGCTCAACAAAAAGAATACCATGGCGTATTTGAGCAAGACAACCCATTAATATCGATAACTGCATCAGTTGATAGAGCAACGGCAAGATATAGTGTTGGATTACTAGAAGCAACACTCAAAGCAGCTTCTGCATCTAAAAACGTCTTATTGGAATTCGATTCAGACAAACCTCTCAAAGTAGAGTTTGAACTACCGGGCGGTGGAGTACTAACTTACTGGATAGCACCAAGAACATAA
- a CDS encoding ATP-binding protein: MNNNQQKPSEISWLALLVLTLIVVLINVYSPSIIQSSTIFTLDYISVLMRIFTVFFIIPFIIALILMLISRSFLLGTIYFLLQLIVFTGTLSHQLKPVPFIEIFYIIILVLMAPAISIMYKMKKYRVKEDTLISLLKDRQKFLDLNLDSISQLALHLCISGIILFILTFLNISVPSSESIYVTGILLILPITSILTMLSKRINTTLQSSIVLATSWYGVPAIPLLLASLGTGHGLAFSNLYKKKIILGNKQAILVYDKPRRIYTKINQDPIIEKVKHTRRKTWFWQETRGELSIDLESIPNMHISIFGASGMGKSILAKSIIFQAYKNYGYSFLVLDHHNEYLDLMDVLGKDLNILDSYKASINPFELDPNTSPKQRAIELADTIKSIFNLGYIQRNALEEIFIKTYELKGILTDDPSTWSKQPPNFGDVLDVIDNFISEGIYEDQYKRIRPYIKMLTQDVFAETKISFHEILTKPTIILLASLPSDQVRAMYVDTFLHRLIRAMYTTTISNKILLVIDEAHLLFKRNRSRALVNRLFMESRKYGLGILAITQQPLDTSEAVIVNSSIKIVFGLTEIRNLDYISKTLSGYTDYSKVYAVKLAISSLGKLNAVTIIDNTLYIIDTSHSLSILQKFPS; encoded by the coding sequence ATGAATAACAATCAACAAAAACCATCCGAGATCTCCTGGCTAGCCTTATTAGTTCTTACACTTATTGTTGTTCTGATAAATGTTTATAGTCCTTCCATAATTCAATCGTCTACAATATTCACACTAGATTACATCAGCGTACTCATGAGGATCTTCACGGTATTTTTTATAATTCCGTTTATTATAGCATTGATACTAATGCTCATTAGCAGATCTTTTCTGCTAGGGACAATATACTTTCTATTACAGTTAATAGTATTCACAGGAACGCTCTCTCATCAACTCAAGCCAGTACCCTTTATTGAGATTTTCTACATAATTATACTCGTACTAATGGCACCAGCAATTTCCATTATGTATAAGATGAAGAAATATCGTGTAAAAGAAGATACATTGATTTCTTTATTAAAAGATCGTCAAAAATTCCTAGACCTTAATTTGGATTCAATATCACAGCTTGCACTTCATCTGTGTATATCTGGGATAATATTGTTTATACTCACTTTTCTCAATATAAGTGTTCCAAGCAGTGAAAGTATTTATGTTACTGGAATACTATTAATTCTTCCAATAACATCTATACTTACCATGCTGTCTAAAAGGATTAACACAACATTACAGTCATCTATAGTGCTAGCTACTTCATGGTATGGAGTACCAGCTATACCACTATTACTAGCAAGTCTAGGTACCGGCCACGGACTTGCCTTTAGTAATTTGTATAAAAAGAAGATTATTCTAGGCAATAAACAAGCTATACTAGTATATGATAAGCCTAGACGCATCTATACCAAGATCAATCAAGATCCCATAATAGAAAAAGTGAAACACACAAGAAGAAAGACATGGTTTTGGCAAGAAACGAGGGGAGAACTGAGTATAGACCTCGAATCTATTCCTAATATGCATATATCAATTTTCGGCGCTAGCGGTATGGGTAAATCTATTCTAGCTAAGTCAATTATTTTCCAAGCATACAAAAACTATGGCTATTCTTTCTTAGTATTAGATCATCACAATGAATACCTTGACCTCATGGATGTTCTAGGGAAAGATCTCAATATACTAGATTCTTATAAGGCATCCATTAACCCCTTTGAACTCGACCCGAATACTTCTCCTAAACAAAGAGCTATAGAACTAGCTGATACAATAAAATCTATATTTAACTTAGGATACATACAACGCAATGCACTCGAAGAAATTTTCATCAAAACATACGAACTCAAGGGGATACTTACCGACGATCCTTCAACTTGGTCAAAGCAGCCGCCAAATTTTGGTGATGTATTAGATGTTATAGATAATTTCATAAGCGAAGGCATATATGAGGATCAATATAAAAGGATTAGGCCATATATAAAGATGCTTACGCAAGATGTTTTTGCTGAAACAAAAATATCATTTCATGAAATTCTCACAAAACCCACAATAATACTTTTAGCATCATTACCTAGCGACCAAGTACGTGCAATGTATGTTGATACATTCTTACATAGATTAATTAGAGCAATGTACACAACAACAATATCTAACAAAATACTACTGGTTATTGATGAAGCCCACCTCCTCTTCAAGCGAAATCGTAGTCGTGCACTCGTTAACAGACTCTTTATGGAAAGCAGAAAATACGGCCTAGGAATACTTGCAATAACTCAGCAACCTCTTGATACAAGTGAAGCAGTAATAGTGAATTCTTCAATAAAAATAGTCTTTGGACTAACCGAAATCAGGAATTTAGATTACATTTCAAAAACATTATCAGGATACACTGACTATTCAAAGGTATATGCCGTCAAATTAGCTATATCCTCACTAGGAAAACTAAATGCCGTAACCATTATTGACAACACATTATACATCATAGATACAAGTCATAGCCTAAGTATTTTACAAAAGTTTCCTTCATAG
- a CDS encoding DEAD/DEAH box helicase encodes MGHWKNDIVPCIDLRNVFKDDGVITCLNKLGYKQISILQYNVFKYVSEGFSVIVVAPTGAGKTEAALFPILYKVYKRRQRPISVIYVTPLRALNRDIAERIEKIASCFGLSVNIRHGDTPRSLRRKIKENPPHILVTTPETLQYIIVDKTLREKLANLKYVVIDELREMITSKRGIELFSALDLIEKTIGKRIIKIGLTATLSRKDEAVSFFDGPSLTKIVESSTVRGMNIEIRTPKSEQHYTEMVREIDIEPDFFERVKYIVEKIRENGHTLVFANTRDLVERIAWALSVLFGDKVKIGVHHGSLSRSHRLSVEKAFKRGEINALVATSSLELGLDIGVVKYVIQYMSPRQVSRLVQRIGRSLHRYSLKPRGSIITIDNFYDMIESIVIARRSIENLIENEEIPQRPLDVLAHQICAKIFIEPGISLEKLYHEFYSNRVFRGIDYDDFEKVIEYLVYTRILKIQNNKVYPSYRAKIYYYKTTMIPDVRNIDVIDVSSGKKIGVLNEEFVTLNCEYNTIIVLGGGIWKVIDYNNTEGKLYVEPLESTREEIIIPKWEGESIPVDYMVTREAGALLRLLSMNVNANNSADFFRIPIFRHKINEYKKSIVIDKTIKEKIVNVIKNAMEELGIIPSDRNIVVEVCSNEKIIAFYTFLGSKANNLLKEILTALFRRYYLTDITAYSSPYYVIFQTVHRPSRNDVINIVNQLIDVFDKYGEDALTEIVMNSNAYLWRIFFVAQRFGAIDPSKVKVTKTLLKGYKDSIIGVEALKETMLRDYDISVVRKIVDGIKRGTVKIHVVETKKPSILLKEALSRIPGVYRIYKTIDLDAYKLRLLNKEVTVICLLCGNAFRLKLNSIVGEDNIACPKCSSRALAVVKGDGKEEIDVVRKVLSKKRLKGEEKNLYKELQKKAMLVMNYGADAIIALAGYGVGVVEASRILYKHKAFNEDLFKLIYEAEKKFLRIKKYLD; translated from the coding sequence ATGGGTCACTGGAAAAACGATATAGTACCTTGCATAGATTTAAGGAATGTATTTAAAGATGATGGTGTGATTACTTGTCTGAATAAACTTGGCTATAAACAAATAAGTATACTTCAGTACAATGTATTTAAGTATGTAAGTGAAGGATTTTCCGTTATAGTAGTAGCTCCAACAGGTGCTGGAAAAACAGAGGCAGCTCTCTTTCCAATACTTTACAAAGTATACAAGAGAAGACAACGCCCTATTTCTGTGATTTACGTAACTCCGTTAAGAGCGTTAAATAGAGATATTGCTGAGAGAATAGAAAAAATAGCGTCTTGTTTTGGCCTCAGTGTGAATATTCGTCATGGAGATACGCCTCGTTCTTTAAGAAGAAAAATAAAGGAAAATCCTCCTCACATACTGGTTACAACCCCTGAGACACTTCAGTATATTATAGTTGATAAGACTTTGAGGGAGAAGCTTGCTAATCTTAAATATGTTGTTATAGATGAGCTTAGGGAAATGATTACAAGTAAACGAGGAATAGAATTATTTTCAGCGCTTGACTTAATTGAGAAAACCATAGGGAAGAGAATAATTAAGATAGGGCTTACGGCAACTCTCTCTAGAAAAGATGAAGCAGTTAGTTTCTTCGACGGGCCAAGTCTAACTAAAATAGTAGAATCAAGTACTGTTCGAGGAATGAATATAGAGATAAGGACGCCGAAATCGGAACAGCATTATACTGAAATGGTTAGAGAGATTGATATAGAACCTGATTTCTTTGAACGTGTTAAGTATATTGTTGAAAAGATCAGGGAGAATGGGCATACGCTAGTGTTTGCCAATACTAGAGATCTCGTAGAGCGGATTGCTTGGGCTCTTTCAGTATTGTTTGGAGATAAAGTAAAGATAGGTGTTCATCACGGTAGTTTATCGCGTTCTCATAGGCTCAGTGTTGAGAAAGCCTTCAAGAGAGGCGAGATTAATGCCCTGGTGGCTACGTCAAGTCTTGAGCTAGGTCTTGATATAGGAGTAGTAAAATACGTGATCCAGTACATGTCTCCGCGTCAAGTATCTAGACTGGTACAGCGTATAGGACGTAGTCTCCATAGATATTCTCTCAAACCACGGGGCTCCATAATTACCATAGATAACTTCTACGATATGATAGAATCTATAGTGATAGCTAGACGTTCTATTGAAAACCTCATTGAAAACGAAGAAATACCACAAAGACCTCTCGATGTACTTGCGCATCAGATATGTGCAAAGATATTTATAGAGCCAGGCATTTCGCTTGAAAAGCTTTATCATGAGTTTTATAGTAATAGAGTATTTCGTGGAATAGATTATGATGATTTCGAAAAAGTCATTGAGTATCTCGTCTACACAAGAATACTGAAAATACAAAACAACAAAGTATATCCAAGTTATAGAGCCAAGATCTACTACTATAAAACAACAATGATTCCTGATGTGAGAAATATTGATGTTATTGATGTTAGTAGTGGAAAGAAGATAGGAGTTCTCAATGAAGAATTCGTTACACTAAACTGTGAATATAATACAATAATAGTTTTAGGCGGAGGTATATGGAAGGTAATAGATTATAACAATACTGAAGGAAAACTCTATGTAGAGCCACTTGAGAGCACACGAGAAGAGATTATTATCCCTAAATGGGAAGGTGAAAGCATACCTGTAGATTACATGGTTACGCGTGAAGCAGGTGCGCTTCTAAGACTACTTAGCATGAATGTAAATGCTAATAACAGCGCAGACTTCTTTAGAATACCAATATTTAGACATAAGATTAATGAATACAAAAAATCCATTGTAATAGATAAGACGATCAAAGAGAAAATAGTTAATGTAATAAAAAATGCTATGGAGGAATTAGGTATAATTCCATCGGATAGAAATATAGTTGTTGAAGTCTGTAGTAATGAGAAAATAATCGCATTCTACACTTTTCTTGGCAGTAAAGCCAATAATTTACTAAAGGAAATACTGACTGCTCTCTTCAGGCGATACTACTTAACCGACATAACAGCTTACTCTTCACCCTATTATGTGATATTCCAGACTGTACACAGACCGTCAAGAAATGATGTTATAAATATTGTTAACCAATTGATTGACGTGTTTGATAAGTATGGGGAAGATGCTTTAACAGAAATTGTTATGAATAGTAATGCGTATCTGTGGAGAATCTTTTTTGTTGCACAACGTTTTGGCGCGATTGATCCTAGTAAAGTTAAGGTAACGAAGACGTTATTGAAAGGCTATAAGGATAGTATAATAGGTGTCGAGGCTTTAAAGGAAACCATGCTTAGGGATTATGATATTAGTGTAGTTAGAAAGATTGTTGACGGTATCAAGAGGGGTACAGTAAAAATACATGTTGTTGAAACTAAAAAGCCCAGTATTCTTCTTAAGGAAGCCCTATCTAGAATACCAGGAGTTTATAGAATATACAAAACAATAGATCTTGATGCATATAAGCTTAGGCTTCTAAATAAAGAAGTTACGGTAATATGTCTACTATGTGGAAATGCTTTTAGACTTAAGCTAAATAGTATTGTAGGAGAAGACAATATTGCTTGTCCTAAATGCTCTTCAAGAGCTTTAGCAGTTGTCAAGGGTGATGGTAAAGAAGAAATTGATGTAGTGAGGAAGGTTTTGTCTAAAAAGAGGCTTAAAGGTGAGGAGAAAAACCTCTATAAAGAATTGCAGAAAAAAGCTATGCTTGTAATGAATTATGGTGCTGACGCTATTATTGCTCTTGCTGGATATGGTGTAGGTGTAGTAGAGGCCTCAAGAATACTATATAAACATAAAGCATTCAATGAGGATCTTTTTAAGTTGATCTATGAAGCAGAGAAGAAGTTCTTGAGGATAAAGAAATATTTAGACTAA
- a CDS encoding phosphoadenosine phosphosulfate reductase family protein — translation MIWPTTAKIYWDAEYNVPLIKPPPGKDANVFELKLTEPGDARPANEKDLKNLIDAIKYEFNDLSIYKKFFENQFLLFNKVPHWDQMWEVVSSGNVLGQLYYDPFIERWRFRLNSTGAYLAAINNLVDYIVVDYKWVKEKSIIKTNFSSSARQVVIVSKDMRPLGIAENIPGEGLFVIKSFKNFIKPIETSWKTNTMQDVLKKNEYGIYYFESRAKAFIYSMYSKVGKEVIVSYSGGKDSLVSLHLTLSTIGKVKILFNNTGLELPETLENVEYVSDKYDIETVVADAGEAFWRNVEIFGPPGKDYRWCCKIAKLVPLARIARNKWPQGALNIVGQRAFESIDRAKSPRVWRNKWIPNLLSISPIQEWSQLHVWLYIYKYKLPYNKAYDLGFERLGCYLCPSSTLAEFKTLEETHQELWSKWYNVLETWRKRLDQPIEWIKYGLWRWLTPSRAKYRLIHRIENYEINWFSEYTKRLLHGKLNLAPIRSEKKALQGVIEFNKELIPLDALTQFESNVRMLKYNITQKKHDNAIQYSISTQNADIFVEKNTIRYELKNEKGIEDVFNIVKIIYRIHGCAKCGSCIVWCPNKAIKLTAFGPVPEIPCSSCRICIDVCPVADVLVEKVVIPLILEKYDAWRRPTKAYREDVLESFRSMGLIP, via the coding sequence ATGATCTGGCCTACAACAGCAAAGATATATTGGGATGCAGAATACAATGTACCATTAATAAAACCTCCACCCGGAAAGGACGCTAATGTTTTTGAATTGAAACTCACTGAACCAGGCGATGCTAGACCTGCTAATGAGAAGGATCTCAAGAATTTAATTGATGCAATTAAATATGAATTCAATGATCTCAGCATCTACAAGAAGTTCTTTGAGAACCAGTTTTTACTATTTAACAAGGTCCCGCATTGGGATCAAATGTGGGAGGTAGTTTCTTCAGGTAACGTACTTGGTCAACTATACTATGACCCATTTATTGAACGTTGGAGATTTAGGCTCAACTCTACTGGCGCTTACCTTGCAGCAATAAATAATTTAGTTGACTACATTGTAGTCGATTACAAATGGGTTAAAGAGAAAAGTATCATTAAAACAAACTTCTCATCAAGTGCACGTCAAGTAGTCATTGTATCTAAGGATATGAGACCTCTTGGTATAGCTGAGAACATTCCTGGCGAAGGCCTCTTTGTTATTAAGTCATTTAAGAACTTCATAAAACCTATTGAAACCTCCTGGAAAACAAACACTATGCAAGACGTGCTAAAGAAGAATGAATATGGTATATATTACTTTGAGTCAAGAGCGAAAGCATTTATTTATAGCATGTATAGCAAGGTCGGGAAGGAGGTTATAGTATCTTATTCTGGAGGGAAAGATAGTCTTGTTTCACTTCATTTAACTTTATCAACAATAGGTAAGGTAAAAATACTATTCAATAATACTGGACTAGAGCTTCCTGAGACGCTAGAAAACGTAGAATACGTCTCGGATAAATATGATATAGAGACCGTGGTAGCAGATGCTGGTGAGGCTTTTTGGCGTAATGTTGAGATATTTGGTCCGCCAGGCAAAGATTATCGCTGGTGCTGCAAGATCGCAAAGCTAGTTCCACTTGCACGTATTGCAAGGAATAAATGGCCCCAAGGAGCATTAAATATAGTTGGCCAAAGAGCTTTCGAGTCCATTGACAGAGCTAAGAGCCCTCGTGTTTGGAGGAACAAATGGATACCTAATTTATTGAGTATATCGCCCATACAAGAATGGAGTCAACTACATGTATGGCTTTACATATATAAATACAAGTTACCATACAATAAAGCATATGACTTGGGATTTGAGCGTTTAGGTTGTTATTTATGTCCATCAAGTACGTTAGCTGAGTTTAAAACATTAGAAGAAACCCATCAAGAACTATGGAGTAAATGGTACAACGTTCTTGAAACTTGGAGAAAACGTTTAGATCAGCCAATAGAATGGATAAAATACGGTCTCTGGAGATGGCTTACACCATCACGGGCAAAGTATAGACTTATACATAGAATTGAAAACTACGAAATTAACTGGTTTAGTGAGTACACAAAAAGGCTCCTACATGGAAAATTGAATTTAGCTCCAATAAGGTCAGAAAAGAAGGCACTACAAGGAGTTATAGAATTTAATAAAGAACTCATCCCCCTAGATGCGCTTACACAATTTGAAAGTAATGTTAGGATGCTCAAGTATAATATTACACAGAAAAAACATGATAACGCTATTCAATACAGTATTTCAACACAAAATGCCGATATTTTTGTTGAAAAGAATACAATAAGGTATGAGTTAAAGAACGAAAAAGGTATAGAAGATGTCTTCAACATAGTGAAAATTATCTATAGAATACATGGATGTGCCAAATGTGGAAGTTGTATAGTATGGTGTCCTAATAAAGCCATAAAGTTAACCGCATTTGGACCAGTACCCGAGATACCTTGTTCTTCGTGTAGGATTTGTATTGATGTATGTCCTGTCGCTGATGTACTTGTGGAAAAAGTGGTAATACCATTAATTCTAGAAAAGTACGACGCTTGGCGGCGCCCTACAAAAGCTTATAGAGAAGATGTCTTAGAATCGTTTAGATCAATGGGATTAATTCCATAA
- a CDS encoding ATP-binding protein, which produces MKIGDILRKIIGDEIEVHIKNSYLMVHFGKKIHLIKYLIVEEAEFGLRDMDPQELYTILERFTAVFSKLPPGSEVKTIRLARDLRKIRRNIENEMLNIKAAMETIKEPHVMKKLERRLDILTRIYSRILSANDIVRVVTVFKIRGEADPNSINDVITSMEQLADIIKSLFSSSLGFKIRDASEKEIKDIIKYEMGIIDSSPVKSILIEDKRLAFQAPLPRVKKPAVENYTGIYVGIDIDTGWPVFIDKEMFHKHILIVGPTGRGKTSTLALIIENYISLYGNTPLVIDFKGDLSELIDDKLVPKVTPLEIPLNILVKPAIVSSIDWALIVSDILTKVMKIDPRKASNIVKVILGGYIEKYINDPKKLLLDPDLSILSSVIDLITTTPNYDKAIEYISKGALFDLNGYGTAYQNIYGGLILHLAAYLVSSGKLRDKLIVIDEAWRIGSVKALYTLIKEGRSRRVGIVLATQNIEDIPGEIIENIHVLIVFGSHSDEYLYKVSRILGLKRSVIESLKRLSIGEALILNSLDPHPVFVRIEPPSLLKKRAKTWKQY; this is translated from the coding sequence GTGAAGATCGGTGATATCCTCAGAAAAATTATTGGCGATGAAATCGAGGTTCATATAAAAAATAGTTACCTAATGGTTCATTTTGGGAAGAAGATCCATTTAATAAAATACTTGATTGTAGAAGAAGCAGAGTTTGGTCTCAGAGATATGGATCCTCAAGAACTTTACACAATACTTGAAAGATTCACAGCAGTTTTCTCAAAACTACCTCCGGGAAGCGAGGTCAAGACGATAAGACTTGCAAGAGACCTTAGGAAGATTAGAAGAAATATAGAGAACGAAATGCTTAACATCAAAGCTGCTATGGAGACCATAAAGGAGCCTCATGTGATGAAAAAACTTGAGCGACGACTGGATATACTTACGAGAATTTACAGTAGGATTCTTTCTGCAAATGACATAGTAAGGGTTGTAACAGTGTTCAAGATAAGAGGAGAGGCGGATCCAAATAGTATTAATGATGTGATTACATCAATGGAACAATTGGCAGACATTATTAAATCTTTATTTTCTTCTTCCTTAGGCTTCAAGATCAGAGATGCCTCTGAGAAAGAGATTAAAGACATTATAAAATATGAGATGGGGATAATAGACAGCTCACCTGTCAAGTCGATTTTAATTGAGGACAAAAGACTTGCGTTTCAAGCACCGCTACCAAGGGTCAAGAAGCCAGCTGTAGAAAATTATACAGGTATATACGTGGGAATAGATATTGATACAGGCTGGCCTGTGTTTATCGACAAAGAAATGTTTCATAAACACATATTAATAGTAGGTCCTACAGGAAGAGGGAAAACTTCAACACTAGCACTTATCATAGAGAACTATATATCATTGTATGGTAACACTCCATTAGTCATAGATTTCAAGGGAGATTTATCTGAACTTATTGATGATAAATTGGTACCGAAAGTAACTCCTCTCGAAATACCCTTGAACATACTTGTAAAACCAGCAATAGTTTCATCAATAGACTGGGCTCTAATAGTATCCGATATACTAACTAAAGTAATGAAGATTGATCCGCGGAAAGCATCTAATATAGTGAAAGTAATACTGGGTGGATACATTGAGAAATATATTAACGACCCTAAGAAGCTGCTTCTAGACCCCGACTTATCTATTTTGTCAAGCGTTATTGACTTAATAACTACAACTCCTAACTACGATAAAGCTATAGAGTATATTAGTAAAGGTGCACTTTTCGATCTCAATGGTTATGGAACGGCGTATCAAAATATCTATGGTGGTCTAATACTTCATTTAGCAGCATATTTAGTGTCTTCAGGTAAGCTTAGGGATAAATTAATAGTTATTGATGAAGCTTGGCGTATAGGCAGCGTCAAGGCTCTCTATACTCTTATTAAAGAAGGGCGAAGCAGACGTGTAGGAATAGTTCTCGCTACTCAAAACATTGAGGATATACCTGGTGAGATCATTGAAAACATTCATGTACTAATAGTGTTTGGCAGTCATAGTGATGAATACCTATACAAAGTTTCCCGCATATTAGGTCTCAAGAGATCAGTAATAGAAAGTCTCAAGAGACTCTCTATAGGTGAGGCACTAATACTAAATTCTCTTGATCCACATCCCGTCTTTGTAAGAATAGAACCACCATCATTATTGAAGAAAAGAGCTAAAACTTGGAAACAATATTAA